Part of the Sphingobacteriaceae bacterium genome, AAATTCAAACAAAAACAATTGGTGGATGAATTGGTGAATATGAATGCAATTGATTTTGCAGAACAGAAAAACATACTGGAAAAAAAATACGACGAGTGGAAAGGTAATTTAGAACAGATTGATGACATAACTTTAATAGGTTTTAAAATATGAATTTTAAAATTGCCTTAAGTATTGTTTGTTGCATTTTGTTTTTGGCTACTGTAAAAGCTCAAAACAAAAAAATAGACAGTTTATTGTCGGTAATCCACACCATGCATGATACCGACAAAGTAATCACTTTTGTCAATATTTCCCGGTTTTATGAGTCCAATGATCCAACAACTGCATTAAAATTTGCCGATAGTTGTTTTAAGTATGGAAAAAAATTAAGTGATAAGTGGATGGCTTCAGCCTATAGTTCTAAAGGCAGTTGTTTGTGTACTATTGGTAAATATGACGAATCCATAGATTTACATTTGAGTGCCATGCGAATTTTGGAAACTACCGGCAATGCAAGGCAGCTAGCCAATTGTTATAACAATTTGGCCAATGCTTATATGGGTTTGGGTGATGACGAAAAAGCAACTGAATTCTTTTTTAAAACTTATGATATTTCTAAAACCAATTCGGCATTGGAAGATATGTTGGCGGTGGCTTCTTTCGGAATTGGGAATATGTTGGGAAAGAAAGGGGAATACAAAAAGGCGATAGAAAAATATAAATTATGCAGGAGTTATTTTAAAAAGATAAATAATGTAGCCTATGAAGCCTTGGCTTTAAGTATGATGGGAGAAAGCTTTAAACTTGATTCTAATTTGGTAGAGGCAGAAAAATGTTTTGTGATGGTGGATGCCATGTCGCGTAGTGTAAATGATGAATATGGTTTAGCTTTAAATTTGATTAATTTGGGGGATATAGAAATAGGTAAAAAAAATTATAAAAAGGCCGCACAATATTATGAAGAGTCGTACGCAATAAATCTTAAACGTAAGGCATTAGATAATATCAGAGGTGCTGCACAAAAGCTAAGTGATTTGTATGAAAAGCAAGGACTGTATAAAGAGGCTTTGGACTATCATAAAATTTACATGCAGTATAAAGATTCTGTGATTAATACAGAAAGAAATAAAGCCATAGCCGAATCCGAATCCAAATACGAATCAGAAAAAAAAGAACAGCAATTGCAATTGCAAAACGCTGAAATAGAAAAATCACATTTAAAGGTTACCCAACGAAATAATTTGCTCGTTGTTTTTGCTATCGCATCTATGATTTTTGTTGTTCTTTTATTTTTTGTTTTCAGATCTTATAAGGAAAAGAAAAAAGCAAACGATTTACTCACCAATAAAAACAAAGAGATTGAACAAAAGAACCATTTGATTGAAGAGAAGAATAAGGATATTACCGATAGTATAAATTATTCTAAACACATTCAGCGTGCCATTTTACCGGCTGATAAATACATTAAATTTCATTTAAAAAACTCTTTTGTTCTTTTTAAACCTAAGGACATTGTGAGTGGAGATTTTTATTTGGTGGATGAAGTAGTGGGTTTAATTTATGTGGCCGTGGTGGATTGTACGGGTCATGGTGTTCCCGGTGCCATGTTAAGTGTGTTTGCTAATTCCACAATTAAAAACACCATTGCAAGCAATAGTTTTAGAGATAATCCGGCTGCTATTTTAAGTGATTTATGTTTTCAGTTTAAAAGCAATTTAATTTCCGATAACTCCAGTGTTTCTATAAATGATGGCGTTGATATGGCTATGTGTGTAATAGATAAAGCCAATCAAAAAATTTATTTTGCCGGCGCCCGAAATGGATTAATATCGATAAGCAAAAACGAAGTAAGAGAATATAAAGCAGATCGTTGGGGTATTAGCGGTACTAACACCGCACAGCAATTATTTTTCACCAATCATGAAATCAGTTACAATACCGGCGATAAGTTTTATTTAACAACGGATGGTTATTATGATCAGTTCGGTGGCGCTAACGGTAAAAAATTAAAGTTTAAAACGCTGCTCGAAATTTTAAAAAGCACATCTACGCAATCTTTGCAGGAACAAGCCTTAAATCTCGAATTGGAATTTGAGAAATGGAAAGGTAATTTAGAGCAATTGGATGATGTAACATTATTTGGATTTGAAGTTTGATAAATGAAGCAATAATATTAG contains:
- a CDS encoding tetratricopeptide repeat protein, which produces MNFKIALSIVCCILFLATVKAQNKKIDSLLSVIHTMHDTDKVITFVNISRFYESNDPTTALKFADSCFKYGKKLSDKWMASAYSSKGSCLCTIGKYDESIDLHLSAMRILETTGNARQLANCYNNLANAYMGLGDDEKATEFFFKTYDISKTNSALEDMLAVASFGIGNMLGKKGEYKKAIEKYKLCRSYFKKINNVAYEALALSMMGESFKLDSNLVEAEKCFVMVDAMSRSVNDEYGLALNLINLGDIEIGKKNYKKAAQYYEESYAINLKRKALDNIRGAAQKLSDLYEKQGLYKEALDYHKIYMQYKDSVINTERNKAIAESESKYESEKKEQQLQLQNAEIEKSHLKVTQRNNLLVVFAIASMIFVVLLFFVFRSYKEKKKANDLLTNKNKEIEQKNHLIEEKNKDITDSINYSKHIQRAILPADKYIKFHLKNSFVLFKPKDIVSGDFYLVDEVVGLIYVAVVDCTGHGVPGAMLSVFANSTIKNTIASNSFRDNPAAILSDLCFQFKSNLISDNSSVSINDGVDMAMCVIDKANQKIYFAGARNGLISISKNEVREYKADRWGISGTNTAQQLFFTNHEISYNTGDKFYLTTDGYYDQFGGANGKKLKFKTLLEILKSTSTQSLQEQALNLELEFEKWKGNLEQLDDVTLFGFEV